One part of the Methylobacterium terrae genome encodes these proteins:
- a CDS encoding DNA cytosine methyltransferase produces the protein MGDLVLSLFPGIGLLDMAFEEAGFCVVRGPDLLWGGDVRTFAPPAGRFDGVIGGPPCQAFSAMKRLNPRAGEKHGNMIPEFERVVAAAGPTWFLMENVEGAPLPDVLGYRVHAQMLRHHWVGGETSRLRRFSFGTRDGRALRVETLALCRPDPLPAVLAGGNGRAVPVAIGGSGKRKKTLTSGAVVRGGPNPGARASFADMLAGQDLPVGFLSEAPFSESGKKRMIGNGVPLAMGRAVAAAVRRAIGQSAEVAA, from the coding sequence GTGGGTGACCTCGTGCTCTCCCTCTTCCCCGGCATCGGCCTGCTCGACATGGCGTTCGAAGAGGCTGGCTTTTGCGTCGTGCGCGGCCCGGACCTGCTCTGGGGCGGCGATGTGCGGACCTTCGCGCCGCCGGCGGGCCGGTTCGACGGCGTGATCGGCGGGCCGCCGTGCCAAGCCTTCTCGGCGATGAAGCGCCTTAACCCGCGCGCCGGCGAGAAGCACGGCAACATGATCCCGGAGTTCGAGCGGGTCGTGGCCGCGGCGGGCCCGACCTGGTTTCTGATGGAGAACGTGGAGGGCGCGCCGCTGCCGGACGTCCTGGGCTATCGGGTTCATGCTCAGATGCTGCGCCACCACTGGGTGGGCGGCGAGACGAGCCGCCTCAGGCGCTTCAGCTTCGGCACGCGAGACGGCCGCGCGCTGCGCGTCGAGACGCTGGCGCTTTGTCGGCCCGATCCGCTGCCCGCCGTCCTCGCTGGCGGCAACGGTCGCGCGGTGCCGGTCGCGATCGGTGGCAGTGGCAAGCGCAAGAAGACGCTCACCAGCGGCGCCGTCGTCCGCGGCGGCCCGAACCCGGGCGCTCGTGCGTCGTTCGCCGACATGCTGGCCGGGCAAGACCTGCCCGTCGGCTTCCTGAGCGAAGCGCCGTTCAGCGAGTCCGGCAAGAAGCGGATGATCGGCAACGGCGTCCCGCTCGCCATGGGCCGGGCCGTTGCAGCGGCGGTGC
- a CDS encoding HNH endonuclease signature motif containing protein, with amino-acid sequence MIFSARTQALAEAQNWRCAYCSFVMLAPWAGNGELRAVIGRGQSGTHRRKARIMRTISCDHVEPRSAHGTDALDNLVAACCWCNQFRGDRPAAEAFNRIQRLIRRGTHPHQVWERTGRFPSYVAMRQVGQLRQAPREVA; translated from the coding sequence ATGATCTTCAGCGCCCGCACCCAAGCCCTCGCCGAGGCCCAGAACTGGCGCTGCGCCTACTGCAGTTTCGTCATGCTCGCCCCGTGGGCGGGCAACGGCGAGCTCCGGGCCGTGATCGGCCGCGGGCAGTCCGGCACACATCGCCGGAAAGCGCGCATCATGCGAACCATCTCCTGCGACCACGTCGAGCCGCGATCGGCACACGGCACGGACGCGCTCGACAACCTCGTGGCCGCCTGCTGCTGGTGCAACCAGTTCCGCGGTGACCGGCCGGCCGCCGAGGCGTTCAACCGCATCCAGCGCCTGATCCGGCGTGGCACCCACCCGCATCAAGTCTGGGAGAGGACCGGTCGTTTCCCCAGCTACGTCGCGATGCGGCAGGTGGGCCAGCTGCGCCAGGCGCCGCGGGAGGTCGCATGA